The Candidatus Tanganyikabacteria bacterium region TAGTCCCCGTGGCCGATCGCCTGAAGCTCTACGTGCTCAAGGGGGCGCAGGCGGCCGAGACGTTCGCGGCCGAGCGCGCCTCGGGGGATCTGCTGCTCCACTTCTTCCCCTTCCACACGCCCAACATCCTGCTCTCCACCGAGAATGGCGCCGTCCGGGCGTTCATCAATCGCGAGGGAAAGGACGGCCATGGCGTCGTCGTGGGCCTCAAGATCGACCGGGAGAGCGTCGCGCACCTCGAGCACGTGCTCGACGTGGTCTTCGAGACGGCCTGCGAGCTGGGGATCGAGTACCTGGAACTGCTGGTGGACGCGTACGCGCCCAAGCACCAGCGCGCCGCGCTCTCGGCCGGGTACCTGCCGTGCGCGTACTTCCCGGCCTTCGAGGTCCTGCCCAGCGGCGAGCGGCGGGACTACCTGGTCTTCGCGCGCTCGCGCGCGCCCCTCAACTTCTCCAACGTCCAGATGACCCCGCGGGATCGGCAGTTCCTGGACGTCTACCTGCGCAACACCGAGTTCCGCAACCTGGTCGTGCAGATGTCCGGCGGGGTTGGCACCTGGGAAGATGACGACCGCTGACCTGGCGCAGAATGGTCGCGTCGGCCTGGTCCTGGACCATGCGGCCCGCACCGGTTTCTGGCGGCCGCGCCTGGAAGCCGCCGGCTGGGAGCCGGGCCTGCCGGCCGCCGAGGCGCCGGCGGTGCTGGCCCGCGTGGAGATCCTGACCAAGGAGGAGCTGACCGAGCACGGCCCGCCGCTCCGGACCGACATGCTGAGCGGCCCGTTGCGGGAGGCCTTCGTGTTTCGCAGCGGCGGCACCACGGGCAAGCCCAAGTTCGCCGTCTTCGCCAACGGCGAGTTCCGCGCGCTGGTGCAGCCCTTCATCCGCACCTACCGCGCCGCCGGCCTGGAGGATAGCGACCGCGTGGCGAACCTCTTCGCGGGCGGCAGCCTCTACGCGTCGTTCGTGTTCGTCAATCGCTGCCTGGAGGAACTCGGGGTCCTCAACCTGCCCTACATGATGTCGGCGCCGCCCGAGTTGCTGGCCGCGCAATGGGATCTCTTCGGGCTCAACACCGTGCTGGGCTTCCCGACGCACCTGCTGCAGGCGGTGCCGGCAATTGGCCCGGGCAAGGTCGAGAAGCTCTTCTACGCCGGCGAGCACCTCTACGCCGACGATCGGCGCGTGCTGCGCGAGAAGTACGGTGTGCGGCACATCGCCTCCGCGGGCTACGGCGCGGTGGACACCGGCCTGATGGGCTTCCAGTGCCCGCGGTGCCAGGGCGCGGAGCACCACCTCCTGGACACGCACGCCATCCTCGAAATAGTCGATCCCGAGACGCTGGCTCCCGTGCCGGTCGGCGAGCCGGGCCTGATCCTGTGCACCGTGCTGGATCGGCTCCTCATGCCGGTCCTGCGCTACTCGATCGGCGACATGGGCCGCTGGCTGGACGGGGCCTGCCCGTGCGGCCTGCCCGAGCGGCGCTTCGAGTTGCTCCGCCGCGGCGACGACGTCCTGCGCATCGGCATCGCCAACGTCGCGTACGACGAGGTCCTCTCGGCGGTCGGCGAGTGCGGAGCCATGCAGATCGTCAAGGAGCGCCGGGACGGCCGCGATCGCCTGCTGCTGCGCATCGAGCCCCGGGGCGAGGCGAGGCCGTCAGGCGAGATTCGCGAGCGGCTCTTCGCCGTGAAGCCGGACATCGCCAAGTTGGTCAGCACGGGGCACATCGCCGATCTGGCCATCGAGTGGGTGGCGCCCGGAGAGCTCCCGCGCTCGCCCCTGACCGGCAAGCTGCGCAAGACCGAGGACCGGGCATGAAGAGGCTTTCATGAGCGCCATCGATCGGCTGCTTGCCCTGGAAGACGTCTACGACGCCTCGCCGGCGGCCGAGGGCCTGTTCCTGGAGGCCATGCGGGACGTGGTGGCCTGGCATTGCGAGCGCAACGAGGCCTACCGCAACCTGTGCGCGCTGCGCGGCTTCGATCCCGGCGCCTGGGACGATCTCGCGTTCATCCCGCACGTGTTCGTCAACGCCTTCAAGGCTCACGAACTCCTGTCGGTACCCCGCGAGGAGGTCGCCCTCAACCTGACCAGCAGCGGCACTTCGGGCCAGAAGAGCCAGATCTTCTTCGATCGGGTGTCGCTCGATCGCGCCCTGGGGATGGTCGAACGCGTCTTCGCGGCGCAGGGGATGGTGGACCGGAGCGAGGAGGTCAACTACCTCCTGTTCGCCTACGATCCCGAGGAGGCCAAGAACGTGGGCACGGCGTACACCGACGAGAACCTGACCACGTTCACGGGCCGCCGGGCGGTCTTCCACGCCCTGCGCTGGAGCGCCCGCACCGGCAAGTTCGAGTTCGATCTCGAGGGCGCCTACCGGAAGTTGCGCGAGTACGCCGCCGACGGCTACCCCACGCGGATCCTCGGCTTCCCCGCCTTCCTCAACCGCATGGTCGATCACCACTGCGCCATGTCCGCTCCCGACTTCGACCTGGGGCCGCGCAGCTTCGTGCACACGGGCGGAGGCTGGAAGGCGTCCGAGCACGAAGCCATCGACAAGGCCGAGTTTCGCGCCAAGGTTGGGGCGGCCTTCGGCGTGCCCGACCGCAACATCCGCGACGGCTACGGCCTGGTCGAGCACTCGGTGCCGTACATCGAGTGCGAGGAGCACCGCTTCCATGTCCCGGTGTTCGCCCGGGCGTATTCCCGCGACGTGGTGAGCCTGGAGGTGCTGCCGGAAGGCGAGACGGGCTTCCTGCACCTCCTGACGCCCTACATCCGCTCGATGCCGGCCCATTCGCTGCTCACCAGCGATCTGGCGATCGTCCGCCGCGGCTGCCCGTGCGGGCGGCAGACCGCCTGGATCGAGTTGCGGGGCCGGGCGGGCGTGAAGAAGAACAAGGGCTGCGCCATCACCGCGCTGGAGGCGCTGCCGGCCTGATGCGCCAGTTCGTGTTCGGCACCTGGCGCGACGGCGCCCTCGAGCGCCAGGACATCGTCGGCATCCTGCACCAGGCGCGGGCGCGAGCCGCGGTGCTGCGCGACCTGCCGCTCGCCGACATCCTCGACCTGCTGGATCGCCTGTCGCGCCGTTGGGCCGACCCGGGCGATCGCTTCCGCCAGGCGGCGCTTGCCGGCCTCCCCGCGCAACTGGGCTTCTCGCCGCAGATGGTCGAGCAGGACCTGGCGGGTTTCGTGATGGCGCTGTCGCGGCCGTATGCCGAGCGCAAGATCCGCTCCGAACTGGGCAGCCTGGCCTGCCTGGACGGCTTCGAGCGCCGGTCCCTGCCCGGGGCCGGGCCCTTCCTGCGGGCCGTACCGCGGGGCGTCGTGCTGCACGTGGCGGCCGGCAACGTCGGCTCGGTGGGCGTGCTGTCGCTGGTGGAGGGCCTGCTGGCCAAGAACGTCGGGGTCCTGAAGGCGGCGAGCGCCGCGCCTCTCTTTCCCGAACTGTTCGCCGAGTCGCTCCGCGACACGGACCACGCGGGTGATATCGCCGGCGCGGTGGCCATCCTCAACTGGTCGGGCCGCCGCGCCAAGCATCACAAGCTCTTCCAGGAGCATGCCGACGGCATCGTGGTGTGGGGCGGCGAGGAGGCTGTCAGGGAGTACCGCGACGGACTCGGCCTGCAGGCCACCCTGGTCGAGTGGGGCCCCAAGGTCTCGGCGGCCCTGGTCGCCAAAGAGGCGGACCTCGGGGCGGCGGCCCGGGCGGCCGCGCGGGACGTGTCCATGTGGGATCAGAACGCCTGCTCCAGCGCCCAGGTGATCTACGTCGAGGACCCCGAGCGCGTGCCTGATTTCGTGTCGGCGCTCGAGAGCGAGCTCTCCGCGTTTGCCGACCGGCTGCCGATGGGCGACCTCTCGCTGCAGGAGCGCGCGGAGATCACCAAGACCCGCGAACTGGCGCTGCTCGACGTGGCCCTGGGCACCGCCGAGTTGCACGTGCCGGCCGGGGACACTCCCGCGGCGCGGCAGCAGTGGACCGTGATCGTGGAGACCGACCCCGCGTTCAAGCTGTCCCCGTTGTTCCGGACGGTGTACGTCAAGCCCGTGGGATCGCTCGAGGATTGCCGCGACCTGCTTGCGCCCTACGCGAGCTACCTCCAGACCATCGGTCTGGCCGCGCCGCCGGAGCGCCTCCTCGCCCTGGCCGATGCCCTGGCCGGCTGCGGCGCGCTGCGCCTCACGGCCCTGGGCGAGATGAGCGGCGGCTATCCGGGCGAGCCGCACGACGGCGCGTTCGCGCTGCAGCGCCTGGTGAAGTGGATCAGCCTCGGGGGCGTGCCGCCTGCCGGCGAGCGGTTCGATCCGGCCGACTTCCTCGATGACCGGCAGGTGGACGCTCTCCAGTGGCGGCGCCTGCGCGCCGTCTTCCGGCGCGTGCGCGCGCTCTCGCCCTTCTACGCCAGGCGCCTGCCGGCGGCAGATCCGGCCGATCCGGCCGCCTGGGCGGCGCTGCCCGCGCTCTCCAAGGCCGAGTACCGCGGGCAGGTTCCGCCCGAGGGGCGGGAGATGCTCTGCGGCGACGATGGCGATGCGCTGACCTTGCGGAGCGGCGGCTCCTCGGGGGTGCCGATGGTCGCCCTGATCAGCCGCGAGGACTTCGAGGCCGACATGCGGGCGGCGGCGATCGGGGCGTACGCGGCGGGGATGCGGCCGGGCGATCGGGTGGCCAACCTGTTCTACGCCGGCAACCTCTACGGCTCGTTCCTCTCCACGAATCGCATCGTCGAGATCGTGGGCTGCCGGAACTTCCCGCTGACCAGCGCCGCGCCCATGGCGGACATCCTCGAAGCGCTCGCGACCTTCCGCATCGACACCGTGATAGGCTTGCCCAGCCACTTGCAGCTCGTCTTCGCGGCCATGCGCGAGGCCGGCGGCAAGTTTCACCTCTGCAAGGCGTTCTTCGCCGGCGAGCACTTCTATGCCAAGGAGCGCGCGTACTGGTCGGAGGTCCTGGGCCTCGAGCGCATCGCCTCGATAGGTTACGGCACCGTCGATGCGGGCCCGATCGCATTCCAGTGCGCCGCGGCGGAGGGCTCGGTGCACCACGTGCTGGTCGGGCACCAGTTCGTCGAGGTCGTGGCCCGGGAGTCGCTCGCGCCGATCCCGCCGGGCGAGGTCGGCGAGTTGCTGGTGACCAACCTCCACGATCGCCTGATGCCGCTGGTGCGGTACCGCATCGGCGATCTCGGCCGCCTGGTCCCCGGCGCGTGCGCCTGCGGCCGCAGCGCGCCGCGTTTCGAACTGCTGGGCCGGGCCGACGACGTCGCGGTCGTCGGCGGCTACAACCTCCCGTACGCGGCCTTCCTCCACGTCGTCGAGCGCATCCCGGGGCTGCTCACGGCGCCCCAGCTCGAACTCCGGCAGCCGGAGCATCGGGACGTCCTGGTCGTGAAGGTGGAACTCGACGGCAGCGCGGGCACCGGCAACCTGGCGCCCGCCGACGGCCTGGAAGGCGAGCTGCGGAGCCTCCTGGGGGCCGAGATTCCGGAACTTCGCAAGGCCCTCGAGACCGGCCAGCTGGAGGCGCTCGAGATCCGCGTGCTGCCGCCCGGCGGGCTGGATCGCCTGGGACGCACCGGGAAGATCGTGCACGTGGTCGACCGGCGCCGCCGCACCGGGCAACTGCTGTAGGTGTCCGGCACCGGGCCGCTCCGCCTGACCGGGCCCCTCGCCCGGGGCGGGGCGCCGCGGGGCCTCCTGCGCAACCGGCGCTTCTGGCTCCTGTGGTTTGGCGGGGCCGCCTCGCAGGTAGGCGATCGCGTCCACCAGATCGCGGTGCTGTGGTGGGCGCTGCATCTCGCAGGGCAACTGGCCGACGCCGGCTGGATCCTCGTCGCGCAGACCGTGCCGCTGGTGCTGCTCGCGCCCCTGGGCGGCGCCATCGCCGACCGGTACCCCAGGCGCGCGGTGATGCTGGGTTGCGACCTGGGCCGCGCCGCCATCGCGGCCGGGCTCGCGGCGCTTGCCGCCGGGGGTGGACTGACCCTGCCCGTGGTGCTGGTGACGACCGCGTTGCTGGGCGCGCTCACCGCCATCTTCATCCCGGCGTCCATGGCCATGGTGCCCGACGTGGTGGATGCCGAGCACCTGGTGAAAGCCGGGTCGTTGCAGGAGGTCACGCTCCAGATCGCGACGATCGCCGGGCCCGCCCTGGGCGGCGTGCTGGTCGCGGCAGCCGGCACCGGGCCCGCGTTTGGCCTCAACGCGGCCTCCTTCGCGCTCTCGGCCGTCGCGCTCGCCTTCCTGGGACGCGTGCCTGCTCCCGCCGGGGCCGCCGGCCCGCGTTCCTGGCGGGCCGATCTGCGGGACGGCCTGGCGGTGGCGCGCGAGTGGCCGGCCATCGGCGCGCTCCTTGCGGCGTTCGGGTTAAGCAACTTCTTCTCGGCGCCGTTGCTGCTGTACCTGCCCCGCTACGCCGACCTCTTCGGGGTGGGCGCCGCGGGACTGGGATTCCTGGAGGCGGCGCTCGCGGCGGGGACCCTGCTGGCGTCGTTCGCGCTGCTCGCGAGCCGCGACCCGCCCGGGCCGCGCGTCCTGGCCCCGGCCTGCCTGGCGGCGATCGGCGCCCTGATGGTCGGCCTCGGGCGCGTCTCGTCGTATCTGGTCTTCCTGGGCGGCCTGGCGGCGATCGGCTTCGCGCTGGGCGCGCTCAACGTCACGGTCCTGGCCTACTTCCAGCGCACGGTGCCGCCACAGCGACTCGGACGGTTCATGGGCCTGCTGACCGCGGTCGTGTTCGCGGCGCCTTCACTGGGCTTCGCTCTTGCGGGCGCGCTCGCGAGCAACACGCATCCCGGGCCGTTCGTGACGATACAGGGATGGTGCGTGCTGGCGGTGGCTACAGGGCTGGCTGCGACCCTGGCGCGAGGATTCCGAGCCGATTCATCATCTTCTCGACCGACTGCATCATGACCCGCAGCATGCGGGCGTGATCGCTATCGGCATCGTCGCGGCGCGCCGTGACGCGCGTCCCGCCGATCCGGCTGCCGGGACGAGCCGGCACCGCGCGCTCGGGCCCCACCAGGTTGTTTAGCCCGATGGCCGACGTGCGCCCGCTTTGAACCCCCTGCTGCATCTGTCCCTGACCCCCACAGCTATTAGGCGGGTCGCCCTCGGCACCTAGCTTTGCGTCGGTGCCTCCAGGGGCCCCACTCTCGATACCCGATCGGAGTTATCAGGCACTATTAAGTCGATCGTGCGGATCTAAACAGGAATTTAATAGACTTAATCCGTCGAGCCAGGCGCCGACTTCCTCCACCGCGGCGAGAAACGCCGCCACCTCCACGAGATCCACCGCGCGCTCCAGCGACCCCTCCCTGAGCGCGCAACGGCCGGTATGCGCGACGGTGTTGCGGGCGTTGAAGAGGCGTTCCACGCTCTCGAACAGGGCGCGATTCTCCCGCGCCAGGTTGCGCCCGCAAACCTTGTCCAGGACGCTCGAGAGCACCTGGCAGGCCGGGACCTTGGCGTGGCGGCTGGTGAGGCGCAGGTACTCGGGATCATCCAGGCCGCCGGGTCTGGCGGCCTGCAGGATGGCCACCGCGCTTCTGGCCTTCGTCTCGCACGCCACGGCCGCCGAGAGGACCGCCATGGCCCGCATGCCCACGGCGAGCAGTTCGCGCGCCTGGAAGAGCGCCAGTTCGTGCGGGGCCGGCTCCGAACCGGCCTGCAGGTCGCTGGCGAGGCGGGACCAGATCTCGGCGGTCAGGCCGCGGCCGGGGGCGATCGGCGTGCGCTCCGGCCGGCCGGCTTGCGCGGCCCGGCCGTCCAGCCGCCATGTCACGCGCCCGCCGATCGGCGAGCCGGCATGCGCGAGCCAGATGGTCCGGGTCCGGAACTTGAGGTGGAAGAGGAAGCGCCCCAGCACGTCGCGGGTGAGCCGGCGGGCCGCCTCCTCGAGGTGCAGGGCCAGGTGGTCCGGGCCGGTCAGGTCGGGAGGCGCGTCCACCTCGAAGGCTATGGCCAGGGCGACGTGATCGACGGTGAGCGCCGCACCCTCTGCCGGCGCCGCCACGAGGTAATCGTCCAGCGCCGGATCGTCGGTGGATGGCGCGCCCAGCCGGAGCCACCGCAGCTCCGGCGGCGGTTCCGGGACATGCTCGGGGCGCAGCAGGATATCGGGCAGAGGCGGGCCCGGCTGGCGGAGGAAGCGGAACGGCAGGACGAGGGTGCTCTCGCGCACGATCTGCATGGGCGGATCGTACGAACAGGGAGACCCCGCAAGCTAGGGAGCCCGAGACGAAAGATACTCCCCGGGCCGCCGCCCGGCCCGTCCGGCCTTACAGCGACGTCAGCGGATAGGCCGTGTCCAGGGCGCAGCCCGACAGGCGCAGCTTGGCGGCCACGGTCGCGAAGGGGACGCGATCGCCTTCCACGCCCGCAAACTCGGGCAAACCGCGGTCGTCGCGGCCCACGCACGTATAGAAGGTGTGGTTGGCCCGCGGATCCAGGCGATTGGCGTCGGTGCCCGGGGCATTGCTGAACCACAGGACCATTCCAGGCTGCACGTAGCCGTCGGCCACCAGGCGCTCCAGCGCTTGCCCGCGGCGCATCTGCTGGGACACCCAGCGCGGGTGCGTGAACTCGCGGCGAGCGCCGCAATCACGGAGGATCGCCTGGCTCATCTCGTAGCCGCATAGCGGATCGTGACGGTAGTTGATCCATGCGCGGCGCGCCGCCACGCGGAGCCTGTCGGCCACGGGCGCCGGATCGGCCTTGCGGGTCGGCTTGCGGCCGGAAATGAACCTGGAGCAGCCGGTGACCGGCACGAAGAGGCCAGAGAGCGTCGGGGGGCCGAACCCGGGTTCGGCGGCTTGCGAGTCGGCGAGCAGGCGGAAACTGAAATCCACTGGGTCCCTCCTCCTACGCTTGAATTGATCGCCCTCGGCGCACCCGGAGTTGCGGGACCAACAGAGACTTAATGATGATTCAACACTTCGAGGAAAGCGGCCAGCAGGGTCGGGTCGAACTGGTAGCCGGAGGCCCGTTTCAGCTCGCGCACGGCTTCCTCGGGCGTCATCGACTTCCGGTAGGAGCGCGTGCTGATCATCGCGTCGTACGCGTCGGTGATCGCGACGATTCGCGCCTCGATCGGGATGTCGGTCCCGAGCAGGCGCTTGGGATATCCGGCGCCGTCCCAGCGTTCGTGATGGAACAGGATGATCGGCAGCGCGGGCTCGAGAGCGGGAATTCCCTCGATGAGCATACCGCCGAGCCGGGTGTGCGCCTGCATCTTGGCGATCTCCTCCGGGGTCAGGCGCCCGACCTTGTTGAGAATGCGATCTTCGACGCCCAGGTTGCCCAGATCGTGGAGGAGGGCTCCCAGCCGCAGGCCGGTGATTTGCTCGTCGTCCCAGCGGAGCCGTTGCGCGACCGCGACGGACATGTCGGCGACGCGTTCGGCATGCCCGAGCGTGAAAGGATCGCGCATCTCCAGCGCGCGAATCAGGACCTGCAGGGCGGGATCGTCGAATTGCAGGCGGGAAATGGGAAACGGCCGATGGGGCTCCGGGTCGCCGCGATCGCCCGGCTGCCGGCGAAAGGAAAAGAGTTTCGAGTGGCCCACGCGCCCTCCTTGGGCGAGATCGCCCTCCGTAAAGATTACGCGAATATTTATGCTACACTCACACATACCCGGCAAGCGGGCGCGGTTAACGTAACGGGTATACGAGCCTCCAGATGTCCCCGCGTCGCATTATGCTTGCCGCCCTCGTATGCCTGGCCCTGGCCGCTGCCGGCACGAGTCCGGCCGAGGCGCGCCGGACCTTCCTGTGGGGCGTCAGCACGGCGGGGCATCAGGTCGAGGGCGGGGACACGAGCAGCCAGTGGCATGCATGGGAGGAGCAGGGCCGCACGCCCGAACGCAATCCCCGCGCCACCGACTCGCTCGCGCGGTTTCGCGAGGACATCGCGCTGGCCGCCGACATGGGCTTGACGGCCTACCGCTTCAGCATGGAATGGTGCCGCGTCGAACCCGAAGACGGGCGGTTCGATCCGGTGGCCATCGCTCACTACGCCCGCGTCGCGGCCGAGGCGCGCGCCCGCGGCATGACGCCCATCGTGACCCTCTTCCACTTCGCCTATCCCGCGTGGCTGGACGCCCCCGACCCGGCTGGAAACCGCGGCTGGGAGCGTGACGACGCTCCGGAGCGCTTTGCCCGTTATGTCGCGGCCGCCGCGCCCGCCCTCGCGGACTCGCGGCCGCTCTGGCTGACCATCAACGAGCCGCTGGTCTTTGCGATCCACGCCTACTTCCTCGGACAGTTCCCGCCCGGGAAGCGCGATCCCTTTGCCACCCTGCGCGTCGTGGGGAAATTGCTGGAGGGCCACGGACTGGCCTATGCCGCGCTCCACCGGGCGGTCAGCGGCTCGCGGGTGAGCTTCAACAACATGGCGGCCAACGTCCATCTCGCATTCACTCCGGCGCGCCCGACGGCGCCCGACCTGGCCGCGGGGAGCTTGCTCGAGGCGCCCGTCTTCCAGCCCGATCTGACGCTGTTCTGGCTGCTGCGGCCGCGCATTCGCGAAGAGGTGGACTTCGCGGCCTTCGATTACTACTTCCCGACCGCCCTGCTGCACTGGCGCGACTACCCGCACTGGGACTGGCCCGTCTATCCCGGGGGCATCCGCGAGGCGGCCGCTGCCTACCACAAGTTCTTCCGCCGGCCGGTGCTGGTTGCCGAGAACGGCATGGCCACGCGCGATGGCGCCGAGCGCGCGGACGGCTGGACCCGGGAGGCCCACCTGGTGGCGCATGCCCGGGAAGTGGTCCGGGCTCGCCGCACCGGCATCCCGATCTTCGGCTACTGCTACTGGTCCCTGCTCGACAACTACGAGTGGGGCAGCTTCACGCCCCGATTCGGACTGTACTCGGTCGATTACTCGGACGCCGGCTTGCCGCGGCGACCGACCGCGGCGGTCGCGTTCTTCCGCGACATCGCCAAGAACGACGGCGTCACGCCGGAACTCGAGCGACTCGCCCTGCTGCGCTGAGCGCTGCC contains the following coding sequences:
- a CDS encoding glycoside hydrolase family 1 protein, whose product is MSPRRIMLAALVCLALAAAGTSPAEARRTFLWGVSTAGHQVEGGDTSSQWHAWEEQGRTPERNPRATDSLARFREDIALAADMGLTAYRFSMEWCRVEPEDGRFDPVAIAHYARVAAEARARGMTPIVTLFHFAYPAWLDAPDPAGNRGWERDDAPERFARYVAAAAPALADSRPLWLTINEPLVFAIHAYFLGQFPPGKRDPFATLRVVGKLLEGHGLAYAALHRAVSGSRVSFNNMAANVHLAFTPARPTAPDLAAGSLLEAPVFQPDLTLFWLLRPRIREEVDFAAFDYYFPTALLHWRDYPHWDWPVYPGGIREAAAAYHKFFRRPVLVAENGMATRDGAERADGWTREAHLVAHAREVVRARRTGIPIFGYCYWSLLDNYEWGSFTPRFGLYSVDYSDAGLPRRPTAAVAFFRDIAKNDGVTPELERLALLR
- a CDS encoding aldehyde dehydrogenase family protein, with amino-acid sequence MRQFVFGTWRDGALERQDIVGILHQARARAAVLRDLPLADILDLLDRLSRRWADPGDRFRQAALAGLPAQLGFSPQMVEQDLAGFVMALSRPYAERKIRSELGSLACLDGFERRSLPGAGPFLRAVPRGVVLHVAAGNVGSVGVLSLVEGLLAKNVGVLKAASAAPLFPELFAESLRDTDHAGDIAGAVAILNWSGRRAKHHKLFQEHADGIVVWGGEEAVREYRDGLGLQATLVEWGPKVSAALVAKEADLGAAARAAARDVSMWDQNACSSAQVIYVEDPERVPDFVSALESELSAFADRLPMGDLSLQERAEITKTRELALLDVALGTAELHVPAGDTPAARQQWTVIVETDPAFKLSPLFRTVYVKPVGSLEDCRDLLAPYASYLQTIGLAAPPERLLALADALAGCGALRLTALGEMSGGYPGEPHDGAFALQRLVKWISLGGVPPAGERFDPADFLDDRQVDALQWRRLRAVFRRVRALSPFYARRLPAADPADPAAWAALPALSKAEYRGQVPPEGREMLCGDDGDALTLRSGGSSGVPMVALISREDFEADMRAAAIGAYAAGMRPGDRVANLFYAGNLYGSFLSTNRIVEIVGCRNFPLTSAAPMADILEALATFRIDTVIGLPSHLQLVFAAMREAGGKFHLCKAFFAGEHFYAKERAYWSEVLGLERIASIGYGTVDAGPIAFQCAAAEGSVHHVLVGHQFVEVVARESLAPIPPGEVGELLVTNLHDRLMPLVRYRIGDLGRLVPGACACGRSAPRFELLGRADDVAVVGGYNLPYAAFLHVVERIPGLLTAPQLELRQPEHRDVLVVKVELDGSAGTGNLAPADGLEGELRSLLGAEIPELRKALETGQLEALEIRVLPPGGLDRLGRTGKIVHVVDRRRRTGQLL
- a CDS encoding MFS transporter, which translates into the protein MSGTGPLRLTGPLARGGAPRGLLRNRRFWLLWFGGAASQVGDRVHQIAVLWWALHLAGQLADAGWILVAQTVPLVLLAPLGGAIADRYPRRAVMLGCDLGRAAIAAGLAALAAGGGLTLPVVLVTTALLGALTAIFIPASMAMVPDVVDAEHLVKAGSLQEVTLQIATIAGPALGGVLVAAAGTGPAFGLNAASFALSAVALAFLGRVPAPAGAAGPRSWRADLRDGLAVAREWPAIGALLAAFGLSNFFSAPLLLYLPRYADLFGVGAAGLGFLEAALAAGTLLASFALLASRDPPGPRVLAPACLAAIGALMVGLGRVSSYLVFLGGLAAIGFALGALNVTVLAYFQRTVPPQRLGRFMGLLTAVVFAAPSLGFALAGALASNTHPGPFVTIQGWCVLAVATGLAATLARGFRADSSSSRPTAS
- a CDS encoding phenylacetate--CoA ligase family protein encodes the protein MTTADLAQNGRVGLVLDHAARTGFWRPRLEAAGWEPGLPAAEAPAVLARVEILTKEELTEHGPPLRTDMLSGPLREAFVFRSGGTTGKPKFAVFANGEFRALVQPFIRTYRAAGLEDSDRVANLFAGGSLYASFVFVNRCLEELGVLNLPYMMSAPPELLAAQWDLFGLNTVLGFPTHLLQAVPAIGPGKVEKLFYAGEHLYADDRRVLREKYGVRHIASAGYGAVDTGLMGFQCPRCQGAEHHLLDTHAILEIVDPETLAPVPVGEPGLILCTVLDRLLMPVLRYSIGDMGRWLDGACPCGLPERRFELLRRGDDVLRIGIANVAYDEVLSAVGECGAMQIVKERRDGRDRLLLRIEPRGEARPSGEIRERLFAVKPDIAKLVSTGHIADLAIEWVAPGELPRSPLTGKLRKTEDRA
- a CDS encoding acyl-protein synthase, which codes for MSAIDRLLALEDVYDASPAAEGLFLEAMRDVVAWHCERNEAYRNLCALRGFDPGAWDDLAFIPHVFVNAFKAHELLSVPREEVALNLTSSGTSGQKSQIFFDRVSLDRALGMVERVFAAQGMVDRSEEVNYLLFAYDPEEAKNVGTAYTDENLTTFTGRRAVFHALRWSARTGKFEFDLEGAYRKLREYAADGYPTRILGFPAFLNRMVDHHCAMSAPDFDLGPRSFVHTGGGWKASEHEAIDKAEFRAKVGAAFGVPDRNIRDGYGLVEHSVPYIECEEHRFHVPVFARAYSRDVVSLEVLPEGETGFLHLLTPYIRSMPAHSLLTSDLAIVRRGCPCGRQTAWIELRGRAGVKKNKGCAITALEALPA
- a CDS encoding HD-GYP domain-containing protein yields the protein MGHSKLFSFRRQPGDRGDPEPHRPFPISRLQFDDPALQVLIRALEMRDPFTLGHAERVADMSVAVAQRLRWDDEQITGLRLGALLHDLGNLGVEDRILNKVGRLTPEEIAKMQAHTRLGGMLIEGIPALEPALPIILFHHERWDGAGYPKRLLGTDIPIEARIVAITDAYDAMISTRSYRKSMTPEEAVRELKRASGYQFDPTLLAAFLEVLNHH